tcaattttcgtttttaaaatattttttttttttatccaatttAGTCATATAAATATGTAAATATAATAAATCTTCGCTAAAATATGTCAATTAAATAATTTCTGTTAAGATGTTAGAGATTTATATGACAAATTTTCGTCATGTGAACTTAGCTCGGTTGGATGAACATTGCATTATTTAAATAGGGGGCCGAGGTTCAAACACTGATCAtgccacttatccaccttaagagttgaatttctagccactaggtttttgtttcaaaataatatGACGGATTTTCATATATTCTAGATATTAAATTAATGAAATTCGTATATTTTAGAgtctatttattatttttatatactttagagactaaattgaagaaattgaattaaaattacCTGCTAGCATCAGAGCACAAGAGAACTACATGCTTATTTGGAGCTTTGAAGACTCTAAAGAACACAGGAGTGAACTCTGCAAAATTTTCTGAAGCCAAAGTCAAAAGCCCAAAAGGCCCAAGCCCACCTTCAACTTTTGAACCTTTTAGGGCACAAAGATCTTGTGCGTTTACCCACTTTGGATCATATTCCTCTGCTTTTTCCAAGCTTGAAAATGAGAAAGTAACTTCAACATCTGCCTGCAATTTTATATACAAtaattgtatgaaattttaattcaatatttgaatttggttaaatttatattctttttcttttggttgtAAATCAATGTATCTTCGCGCGTAACTGCAGAGACCAATTGAACTCtaaattaattgattaagtcTATGTTTAATATCAAAGTAAGGTGTgtatgtcagaatcacggtgaCTCATCGGAATTTTTCAAAAGCTACACTCTATAGCTTATGTAAAATCACGGTGACTCACTATAATTCTGACACGCTCACTGTAATGCCAAATATACATCGATAGACTCAAGTAATCAAGTATCTTCCACTTGTGTTGCATATTGTTGTGTCGCATATTGTTGGTGGTTAAATTTATACTCTAGATAACTATATATTGAATatgtcaataatttttttaagtttgacACATTATATTAAAGTATTTGACTCACCTGCGCAGCAGTTATTCCAGCTACTTCTACAAATTCACCCTTTTCAAGCTTTTTATTGTTCAAACTAACTTCCTTATCTCTGAGTTGATTCAATTCTTCAACAGGCCATTGTACCAATTGTTTCTCATTAGAATCAAGCCACACAACTCTTGGTATTGCCTGAAGATTTTGACATCAATGTATTGAAAAATGTTTGGCATTAGcatcactaaaacaaaaacTTCCATAGCACAGTTCTACAAAACATGTGAGAATGTGATGACAATTTATAATAggcaaagaaaataaattatacataGCTAAGTGATGAGAATGTGCatgatttctttttattaaatatgaAGTATCCACCATTATTGTTTATCGGTAACTAATCCCTGTGTAAGCAAAATTTGAGCACACATCATGAGTTCTTTCAtctcaattgaattttttatatatgtaagATCGAATGTGCATGAAAACTATTAAAATTGATGAATATCAAGCAAAGATTAATTTCCATTCAAAGAATATCGCGCGCCCTACGTGTTTCCTGTTTTatccttccgctacttaagtagcggacgttataaaaatgtcaGTAGCGGACGGTATAAAAAACAATTCTAGTAGAGTGTTTTTGGGATGTCCGCTACATAGatattttggtaaattcgtAGGGCGCCCGAGAGAATGACTATGGTggcaaaaataaatctcataagGGATAACTATAGTAAAAAGTACCTGAATTCCAGCCCATCCTTTTTTAACATCATCCTTTTGGGGGTCAGACTCATTAGCCCAACCCCAAAGGATCCTACGATTCTTACTTTGATCAAAAAATGACTTTGAAGCATAGAAGTTACCATAGTCATATCTAAGGCCACCCCAACCATCTTCTGAAGTATTACTTGGAACATACTTATCCTCATCACTATAATATTTACCCAATGTATAATACTCATATCTAGTCAAGTCAAGACTATTCTTTAAGACATGTTTAACATGATCACCTTCAATTGATGTATCCAACCCTTCTTTCCCTTTCAATAAAACCGGGTAAAAATCAGGACACTCCCACATACCCGTTTTAGCCGCCGAATGGATCGGGTGTTTGGACCGAACCCATTTCTTAAAATCCCTACTCCTAAATAAATAGGCCATCCCTCTATGTTTTCTTTTACTACCAACCAATATTTTCCAATGTCCATTTTTATCCTTCCAAGCAGTTGTTGGGTCACGAAACGCGCTCGCATTTACCCCTTTTTCCGCAATCGCAATAGGATTGTGCTCATCTGGCTTAACCCATTTTGTAAGAAACGGATCATTTAAATCTTCGGGTATAGCATAACATTGGACTTGAGTCATTTTATCGTCAATAATTCCGGTGTAAAGGATAATGGGTCCCTTATCCGGAACTATGGTGGCCGACCCGGACCAACATCCATATTTGTCAAAGGGTTTGGATGGATAAATAGCAGGTTCAAGTGCATCCCAGTTTATAAGATCCTTTGATACTGAATGAGCCCATACAATGTTTCCCCACACAGATCCTTTTGGATTGTATTGGTAGAATAGGTGATAGTATCCATTGTAATACATAGGTCCTACATACattattaattagttaattgaTGTATTATACAAATTACTATATGATTATCAATGATCATTGACAAATTAAGTAAAAACAATGTTGAGACGAA
This genomic interval from Trifolium pratense cultivar HEN17-A07 linkage group LG6, ARS_RC_1.1, whole genome shotgun sequence contains the following:
- the LOC123890365 gene encoding beta-fructofuranosidase, insoluble isoenzyme 1 encodes the protein MYYNGYYHLFYQYNPKGSVWGNIVWAHSVSKDLINWDALEPAIYPSKPFDKYGCWSGSATIVPDKGPIILYTGIIDDKMTQVQCYAIPEDLNDPFLTKWVKPDEHNPIAIAEKGVNASAFRDPTTAWKDKNGHWKILVGSKRKHRGMAYLFRSRDFKKWVRSKHPIHSAAKTGMWECPDFYPVLLKGKEGLDTSIEGDHVKHVLKNSLDLTRYEYYTLGKYYSDEDKYVPSNTSEDGWGGLRYDYGNFYASKSFFDQSKNRRILWGWANESDPQKDDVKKGWAGIQAIPRVVWLDSNEKQLVQWPVEELNQLRDKEVSLNNKKLEKGEFVEVAGITAAQADVEVTFSFSSLEKAEEYDPKWVNAQDLCALKGSKVEGGLGPFGLLTLASENFAEFTPVFFRVFKAPNKHVVLLCSDASSSSLKSEMYKPSFGGFVDVDLATNKLSLRSLIDHSVVETFGEGGKTNILSRVYPELAVTHQAHLYVFNNGTEPITVEKLTAWSMKSANIKSS